A window of Solanum stenotomum isolate F172 chromosome 3, ASM1918654v1, whole genome shotgun sequence contains these coding sequences:
- the LOC125859506 gene encoding LEAF RUST 10 DISEASE-RESISTANCE LOCUS RECEPTOR-LIKE PROTEIN KINASE-like 1.5 isoform X2: MMEEEKEMKVSGIQEKMKEFDFMAYFYQTFNRTESPRWRNPKYSDQLNHFCYWVHVKSCPEYSSCKFPILPVIDGVVKPCSYSELENITNFETCLIQYTQSGRLFRGTITEGSEKRSVIVKTWDFFLPLDRAYAYRPSKFCDEIELYETANVHPHLAKLSRYCCDRRLAVVYDEELTTVLSDVLPADDFGWDKRMNVATQLADLLAWLHKNKIAVGSITASCIMIDKEVNIKVFDFGYICNRVNEDSVIPLDYVVGRYPEDVSKGWRWTMKSDVYIFGLLLMELITKTKLGSNPSVLDNCKAGSFVHKCFEDADDQTVSDITLLTCHCVSTDPGERPTMKMVLNDLDKLRKREGKRKRDENESTIE; encoded by the exons AtgatggaggaggagaaggagatgAAAGTGAGCGGCATTCAGGAGAAGATGAAGGAATTCGATTTTATGGCTTACTTTTACCAAACTTTCAACAGAACTGAGTCTCCACGTTGGCGTAACCCTAAGTATTCAGACCAATTAAATCACTTTTGCTATTGGGTTCACGTTAAGAGCTGCCCGGAGTACTCCAG CTGCAAGTTCCCAATTCTGCCGGTGATAGATGGTGTGGTGAAGCCTTGCAGCTACTCCGAGTTAGAAAATATTACTAACTTTGAGACTTGCTTGATTCAGTATACACAATCAGGCAGATTGTTCCGTGGAACCATTACTGAAGGATCTGAAAAGCGATCAGTGATTGTAAAAACATGGGATTTTTTCCTTCCTTTGGACAGAGCATATGCTTATCGTCCATCTAAATTTTGT GATGAGATTGAGTTATATGAAACAGCAAATGTGCATCCACATTTAGCAAAGTTATCTAGGTACTGTTGCGATAGGAGGCTTGCAGTTGTCTATGATGAGGAACTTACCACGGTTTTGTCTGATGTGCTTCCGGCTG ATGACTTTGGGTGGGATAAGCGGATGAATGTGGCAACTCAACTTGCAGATCTGTTGGCATGGttgcataaaaataaaattgcagtTGGCAGTATCACAGCTTCATGCATTATGATAGATAAG GAAGTGAATATTAAAGTGTTTGACTTTGGTTACATTTGCAATCGTGTCAACGAGGATTCTGTAATTCCTCTTGATTATGTTGTTGGCAGATATCCTGAGGATGTTTCTAAAG GTTGGCGTTGGACGATGAAATCtgatgtttatatatttggtcTTCTACTGATGGAGTTGATAACCAAAACGAAGCTTGGTTCTAATCCTTCCGTTCTCGATAATTGTAAAGCGGGCTCTTTTGTTCATAAATGCTTCGAAGATGCTGATGATCAAACTGTATCTGATATCACGTTGCTGACTTGCCATTGCGTGAGTACTGATCCAGGCGAAAGGCCAACAATGAAGATGGTTTTAAACGATTTGGATAAACTAAGGAAGAGAGAGGGAAAACGAAAAAGAGATGAAAATGAGTCCACTATAGAATAA
- the LOC125858879 gene encoding probable serine/threonine-protein kinase At1g01540 — protein sequence MNVATQLADLLAWLHKNKIAVGCIIASCIMIDKEVNIKVFDFGYICNRVNEDSVIPLKYVVGRYPEDVSKGGCWTMKSDVYIFGLLLVELITKTKLHSDPSVFDNCKPDSFVHKSFEDVDDQTVFGITSLACRCVSADPSERPTMKMVLDDLNNLNKLRKIEKKVEGKRKRGENESTVE from the exons ATGAATGTGGCAACTCAACTTGCAGATCTGTTGGCATGGttgcataaaaataaaattgcagtTGGCTGTATCATTGCTTCATGCATTATGATAGATAAG GAAGTGAATATTAAAGTGTTTGACTTTGGTTACATTTGCAATCGTGTCAACGAGGATTCTGTAATTCCTCTTAAGTATGTTGTTGGCAGATATCCTGAGGATGTTTCAAAAG GTGGGTGTTGGACGATGAAATCtgatgtttatatatttggtcTTCTACTGGTGGAGTTGATAACCAAAACGAAGCTTCATTCTGATCCTTCCGTTTTCGATAATTGTAAACCTGACTCTTTTGTTCACAAAAGCTTTGAAGATGTTGATGATCAAACTGTATTTGGTATCACGTCTCTGGCTTGCCGTTGCGTGAGTGCTGATCCAAGCGAAAGGCCAACAATGAAGATGGTTTTAGACGATTTgaataatttgaataaattaaggAAGATAGAGAAGAAGGTAGAGGGAAAACGAAAAAGAGGTGAAAATGAGTCCACAGTAGAATAA